TAGCTCAATTCATAGAGCATGTCGTACATATTTCTGCAGATGCGGTTTAGGCTCCGCGGCAAGACTGtcttttaaagcgcagctctcaggcgcccattcctgcggcgagcgtcagtgCCGGTGTTACCGAGCGAACAagcatgacgaagaatgaaagagcgaaagcAGAGCACCGCGGAAGATGAAATACCCCAATAGTGGAGAGTGTACGAGGAATAAAGAAGTGGGGGAGCGTGCAGCGGTACcaggaggcggaaagcggaggaggagggtatggcgaaagcgtgataCGAAAAGCGTAGTACCGCGCAAGACATGCgccgatggctacgagatggcaccagagtagcgcgcgccATCTGTGAGGTCTGCCTGGGTGGTCTGAAGGCAGCTGACGATTCGCATGATTTGGTCGACGGTCTGCTTGAGAGGTTGGATGGTGTATTCGCCTCTGCCGTCCTGTTGCATGTGGAGGCCGAGGTTGCGGACGCGGTCTACTACGGGTATTACTTTGCCGTCGAGGGTGAGTATGACGTGGGGCATTCTATTGAGCTTTCATCGTGATTCCTGTCGAGGACTAATAGTTCCGACTTTTCGGGGGAGCATCGGAGACCACTTGTTTtggcatattgctggacgacgtcggtcgcttgttggaGAGAGTCTTATTTATCTCCTTCGGAACCAGTAGTGTTCCGCATAGTGATATCATCGGTGTAAACTGCATGCTTGAGTCCTgctattgcgttgagtttgtcagcAAATTTACTCACAGCAATGTTGGAAGGGGTGGGTGATAGAACCGAATCTTGTGAGGTTCCAttgttgcgggtaggtaacgCCGGGGTTCGGAGTGAGCCAATGCCTCATGTGACCGTGTCTTTGCTTAGAAAGGCACGTATGTAATTCTAGGTGctacgaccacagttcgtgagaCAGATGTGTAAGGATGGCATagtgagccacattgtcgaaagcacCTTTGAGGTCGAGTGCTAGAATTGCTCCGGTGTTGTGTGGCGAGATgcgttcaaggacttgttccttcagctgaacaAGGATACCGTGGTTAGAACGGTAGGGCAGGAATGgaaacattgtttcgggaaagaggtcaCTGGATTATAGATAATGCAGAAGTCGGTTCAGAATGACATattgcctaggcatgaagtctGATATTCTTCTCACATTTTCCATGGTGGAGGGTTTGCCTCGCTTAGGAATGAGTAGGATGTCCGCATGATTCCAATTTGCTGGTAGCGTACGCGCTTACCAAAGATGATTAAAGAGCTAAGTAAGAGATTTAATGGTGCCGTCATCCAAATTGCGCAGCTGCATGTTGTTTGttttgtccttgcctggggtggtgtttcgtgtcGGTGCATGGGttgcttgttgcacctcagaGAGAGTGATCTGCTCGTCGAGGCCGTAGTTCTCGCTCTTGCTATACGTTTGAGGTTGTCCCTCTGCGGGTTCGAAATGGCCTATGTACCACACCCAAAAGTCCTCCAGGATGCGTCATCAGAACACAAATGGTTGTGGATGATACGTTGGATTGTTTGTTGGCTACCTGCTTTGCTttggaggaagggggggggggatcagtTCAGCTAGAATTTGTTTTTGAATATCAGTATTGTGTATCGGTAAAGAATTGATAAAGGaattagataaagaaaattagtAATAAAGTTGAAAAAAATGTTACTAGCATGTTTATAGGCCGAGGAATAAAACGTCGGTAGGATGTTGCTATACGATTTCTAAGAAGTATTAAGATAGTAAATCCTGCTTTTATTGTTTGAAGCATGTTCATTCATGGTTCAAAGAAAGTTCCTTATTAATATTTTTATTCAATATAGGTGGCCAATAGTCGACAGAATGCTGGTATCAAGTATTTAGGAATTAGGAAAGCGGTATGAAAACATTTAATAAACCTTTGGTAGCTTCTAGAAACTTTTCTCTAGAAAATATTTATTCACGCTTACAACAAATTTTTGTTAGGGCAGAAGCAGCTGTGTCCAATGGACGCGCGTGTGACATACCAATGCTCATCACACCTGCAATGCTTCACTAAGGAGCTTATTTAATAAACCTTTTTTGGCGAAACCACTTCTTTCACAGAAAATGAATAATGTAGGCGCATTTATATTGTGTACTGTGGAACATATGAAAATCCTTATTATCATCCTCTTTTGGCATGGTTATCTACGACAAGTAACAGCACGAAAtcacattccagaaaaaaaaatacaagcgaTTTTTTAGTGTGGAAGACATCATTTATTAGTGGATGATTGCAATGCAGGCTTTAATGTGCACATTTTCAGCTCAATCGTTGCCAGTATCACACAAGGGGTCATGGGGAACATTGTTTGCTAGGACCAAGTGAAGGCATTCGTCATGGCAGGATGTATTAAAAGAAATAATTACTATGGCATTCCTTCGCCTACACAAGGTAGGCTAGAATTTCCGGATAAAATTTATTCAAATATATTTCTTTGAGGCGGCTAACTTGTAGACTTGCGGACAGTGATTACGGGCGAGAATGTCTATGGCACAACCAGATCCGGCTACCACCCGTTTCTTTACGCTAAACTTGTTCCAAATGTGAACGCCGCGGCTGCCGTTTATTGCCCTGAACACCGCGGATACTTTTGAGGGATCGAACAATGTCCGCCAGGATGGAAATCCAACTCCGAAGAAGGTGGACGGGTGCAGGAAATTTACGCGCCGAGAAAATACAGCGTCTGAAGGCAGCCGCGACATCAAAAGGGGCCCGCATGAGGCCCAAACACCGGGATTGTATTCGCGCGAGCATTTATCGATAAGCGCTTTGAGCACGGGGTGGTTCTTGTCGAAGAATAGTACACTATTACCCACAGTCCTGTTTTTGTACTCGTAGACGACACTATTTCTTATTCCTTTCAGCGACTTCATTACGATCACGTCCGTGTCCAAATATACACCACCGCGCTTCCAAAGCACGACACAGCGCAGAAAGTCACTCAGATGTTCCACTTTGTAAGGACTGCGATTTAGTGCTCCCTCTTTGGCATGAAGTTTGGCTAACGCAGTCCCCGCAAGTTCTTTGCTCGCATTGAGCCCCGCCGAGCGAAAATTCGACAGTTTTGAAAGTAGGCGATGGTAAGGACAGTAAGAGGATCTGATGTTTCCTGTAGAAAGCAGATGCACTGTGTAGTCGGCATTGTGTCGGCAAGCCGACTCAATGCTGCAGGCTTCCCTGGCGTTGAGTCTCCGTCTATAGGATGTTTCGAGGAACCATATGTGGTCGTGGTTGTTCTTCAGAGACTCTGCAATAAGAATAAAGAAGAAAGGTAAAGGCTCCAGTGACATTTTGATATCCGTATGTTAACTATTATGAAAAGCACTTCGGTGCTTCTTGCATTATAGTATCAGATCCCCACTTAATTTTGTAGAGAACCCCAGGTATGTTATAAACCCATGACTTTGAACTTTTCGTAAAATTTTGCTAATGCTGGGGCCATATATGAGGAAACCATATCATTTTAATTTTGTGTCAATGTTCTAACGTCAAACTTACGCAACCCCTGACGCCATGCAATAGTAGCCGAGGGcccacagcgttgtttgaacagatTAGGCAAGCACTCTTCTCGTTAATAGGAGGTTAGTTTAGTGTGCTTTCAACGCGAGTATCACGGCCTACTTTGACAGCTTCTTCTTATCTAATTATCTCACGTAAAAGGGGAGACGGTTTCGGTGGGGCTGAGCTGGCGCAGTGAGAGCAGATAAACATTGGAGGAAAATGGTGCCGACGTCTGTGATTGGttcgcttccccttgcttagattgtggcggctggtcgaaaatcgcggcggtgtGAAATGatgagttagaaaaaaaaaaaaggtgcctcTATACCGAATCCTCAGCAGAGAGTTCGTAGAGCGATGTCGTACACGTGCTGAGCGGGCTCTACAACGTTTTACTGCTACGGAAAATAATTTATGCTTAGTAAAGGAATTCATTCtctccggcagctccgagtagctcGTGGCGAAGCAGTTGGCAGTTGCGCTAAAATATTAAGACACCGGAACGCGACAGAAATACTAGTAGCCGAGGTTGCTTtgcttgaggaagtggcgctTCCAGGCGATCTGTCTCAGTAGGGCGCTGTTGTACAAGTTCTTCTTGGCGTGTGTGACAAGGATGGATGAGGATACAACGACAGGTACATGTCTACCGCGCGAGGATACATCTTGCATGGTTTCGGATCTCGTGTTTATAGCATCTGGACGATGCCTTTTATCAAGGGGCACTGACAGGTGTAATTATGTATCCTTTTTCCGGGGACTGCATTTGACCCGCTAACGACCTAACGTTATGGCTATGCGCAATACGCGCCGAAATCATTTTGAAATAACTTGAATGTTATCTTTTATTCAACCTGTTGCGTATGTTCTCGGCACACCTTGTGTAGTCAGACTGTGCGTGCGACCcaaattgtgcagtactttcttgAAGGCACGCGCACGCAAGCGATTATGGCGGAAGCTTTCATAAGGTAattataaaagccgatgcgcttgattTGAAGATCAGATCTTCGACGAACCCAACGGTGTTCGCGTTATCGTCGGTCTTTTTATGTCACTTGCATTTAGCGGCACAAgtcccaataaagagttagtctCGTCATTCACACTTTTGCTATGGTGTTCCTGACAGTCACTGCAACGCGGCAGTATATACCAATATACGCATGCGTATACCAATGcacgcatgcgtgcgtgcgtgtgtgtgtgtgtgtgtgtgtgtgtgtgtgtgtgtgtgtgtgtgtctgtgtgtgtgtgtgtgtgcgtgtgtgcgtgtgtgcgtgcgtgtgtgtgtgtgtgtgtgtgtgtgtgtgtgtgtgtgtgtgtgttcgtgtgtgttcgtgtgtgtgtgcgcgcgcgcgtgtgttcgtgtgtgtgtgtgtatgtgaacTGTCAGAGCACATGCATAACCACATTACATACATCTCCATAGCATACATAACCGCATTCTACATAACCACATTGTCAATATAACCATAACCTTCTACATAAGCACATTATCTCACCGTGCCCGAGCTATGACGACGAACACGCCACGACGCGCGCGGATGTTGCTGTGCACAGATGAGCAAAATTTACGCGTGGTGTAATCTACAGATGAGCAAACGAAGCTGACATCACATGTTGCGCTGACCATCTTATAGTACAATCTATTTACTATTCTTCCCACTGGTCAAGAACTAATATAAAATATAATGTGGTTTAAGTACATTCAGACAAGGCACGACTTCAAGTGTGTACATAAAATCTTCAATTGCCTGAATTTAGTATCTTGTTGTACCACTTCTCGTTGAAGAACAGGGACCTTGGTAGCTGTTTCTGTATACCTGAAATATAAGTGTTGATATTATTGGCAAACAGAACCAAGTGAAACACCTCACCAACATTAAAAGCAACCGGTATTAAGAAAAACATTAGCCATTCCAATGGAAGGAAACCGGTAGGCCTCCAGCGTTCTGCCACGCCGTGCTATATTACAGCTACCCCAATGGGTATAGGCATTAAATTAGAAAGCTGTTTCGTCCTATCTCATTTTCGACTAGTACTGTTTGCAAGGGTAGCGGAGGGAAATaatattgtcacgaaaagacaaatgAAGAAGCACCCGGCATCGGTGAGAcagacagttgtacaagatggcgtacacAAAACTCAAGCCGGCGTCCGCAGCctctactacttcttcttcttcagcgcccacctcttgccgagTTCGCGTTCCAGTCACTTCATTCGCAGCGGTAGCGCGTGACACCTTGCGGCAATAATAAGAATATTATAGTATGCTCCCTCTACTTCATAATTGGCTTTCCCGTTAACCACCTACGTCATATTCAAAACATAGAGCGCAAATATAAGAAGTGTACATAAAAGCAGTTTCACAAAGTTTGCTGCAGTGGTTACTTTCGTTTATTCTCATCACACCAGTGCTACCGCACAAGCTCACCACGTGAGCATCGACAGGGACCAAATGGCCATCAAGCCACGTTGCGTTACTTTCACTCAACTTCAACAGACACTTCAACTTGGTTTGGACAACCTTTGGGCTTATCTTTGCAGTGTTTTGGTGACTACCCCTTTTAGGATTCAGACAACAAAAACGCCTTTAAGGTATCTGGCGcgcaagcacaaaaaaaagaagaatgtgcaaGTTTCTGAAAGAATTGTTACTAGACACGGTTCAGCCAGCTTAGATACCTCAAGCTTGCAGAAGACTCGAGTGAACGCCGCCATTGGGCTCCACATATATATCTGCGTAGGGGCCCACGCAGTCATAATCACCGCTCGTCATTGTTTCACGAATCTCGCGCGTATAGCGATCTCTATCCCGGGACACAATCACAGGGTGGTGAAAATATTGGTCACGCCCGTAATTGCGTAAATGAGCCATAAGTTGACTACTTCCTCTGTTCAGTGCTTTCAATGCCTTTATCTTGAATGGCGTTAACATAGCTATCAACGCAAATCATTTATATGACGTGGCTATGCCATTACTGAACGTCATTATTAGTGCGAAAAATTCATTACCCACAGCTCCTCTTGAGCGCCACGGGATGTCAAAAGTTGTGTCTCATTAGTAGAACGGCTCTCGCGAATCCGGTTTCATATCTGGAGCGAGAGGGTGGCCGCAATTTCGTGCATGTGAGAGAACTGGTGGTAGACTGTGCACCGTTCAGGAGACAGTGGTTGTCCCAAATAACATGCTTGATTTCATTAAAGTGCTATCGGTGATTCTGTAAATATGCGACATTATAGTATACATGTTCATTATTTTGACAAATTTATGTTAAATGTCCATTGGGTCACTGGTTTCTTAATTTCATAGATTCTACCATTCACGTTCGGCTATCGATTTTCGTTTCTGTAGGGCAGCGCGAGCCTCAGTTGTTCGAGCCGTATAACAAGGGCGCTTGCGGTGACGTTCATTGAATTCGGCTGAGATGAGAAACTTCTTGGGGCGAGCGATTTTGGTGAGGAAATGGTCCTATGGGAGGAACTGGAGACTCATTGCAGCCCTTATACGTACTGAAACGGGAAGGAACGGGTCGCTCTTTTATAGATGGCCCTGACGTCACTTGCACGCTCATATGCCATCAGTGTAAATCGTGACTTTACACCTAGGGCTGACGTCAACATCAGCGACCGCCACTTGCGGATGGAAGAACCGAAGCGATGAAGCCGAAATGCGATTTGTCAAGCGATAAGTGATCAAGAGATAGAAAGGATGCGTAGAAAGGCGGAGAGGCGAACCAGTGCTAGCCGATGTTGGCTACCCAGCACGGGCGGAAGGACTAGGGGGATCATGAgtgaaagagagtggaaggggaaaGTGAGAGTAAGACGAGAAACACCGCGTACACGTTACAGGTGTGGGGGGCGGCGTTCCTAAAAGGTATTGGGAAGGTCTGTGGACTGCGGGAATTCCAGTGGCTCAAATAAAGCCTTCTGCGTGGAGGTTCTTTGGGAGCTCTGGTTTAGAGCTTATATTTCTGATAGGGAACGATTGTAGTGAACGATAGTGAACGATTGAGAAGACATCTAGATGACAAAGCTAGAAGGGCGATGATGGCACGACCACGAAGGGATGGCGACGATGGTTTGAAAAGGGACGGGCGATCGCGACCGTCTGACGACGATGTAATGGCGACGATGGCATGTCAACGGTGTGTAATTCCGATtaaatgacgacagcatgattactataaaatgacgaagaaggaacgcCGTCGATGAATTGACGAAGGCGGTTTGAAGACGAGGGAATGACATTGTAATGACGTTAATGAAGTGGGGAGTATTGTTAAAGGACACCATGACCACGATGCGAGAACAACAATGGTAGGACGACGACtgggtgacgacgacggcatggcgTAAGTTCGATAATGAAGTTAGAACGACAATGGAGAGGCCTTGACGGCACCCTAAATGAGATAATGACAAGTGTACGAAGACAATGGTGTGACGCCGTCTGTATCACCAAGGCTAGCATGACGAAACGGCATGGCGAGAGACCGATGACGAAGCTCGAGTGAGGATGATGGAATCACCaagacggcatcacgaccacgatgTGACAACGAATGTATGATGGTTGCATGATGAAGATGGCCtgacgacgacagcgtgacgagAGCGAGATGAAAAAGCTGAAATGAGCGCGATGCAACAACCCTGACGGCACCACGGCCTCAAGCTTATAACTAGTGGCTCAAAATGGTAgacagcttgggccactgggtccTCGTAAAAGCTTTGACGACAATAGAATGACGCGAGTGACATTGTGAAGCTGGAATGACCATGATGGAAAGACCATAGTGGCATTACGACCACAAGCTTTTGCCTAGTTGTAGCTTGGGCCGCTCGATAGGCGCAATAGACTAGACTAGGCTGGATTGGATTGGACTGGACAaggcaagacaagacaagacaagacaagacagacagacagactcaaAATGGCTGGAGTAGgcaaaaaaaacatgcagatacCACGCTACAGTGGCTACAAGGGGGAAGTGTGAGGAGCGCGCCCGGGCAGGCGAAGCGCTTTGGAAGGAAAggggcagatggcgctgcagCGCGCATACACGTCAGATTCTTCGGCTGCAGCGTTGGTAAACGCGTGTTTTATACGCGGCGGACGCAGTTTTTCTTTCGTCATGTTTCCATGGCTCTCACTATATTACAGAAATCGGTTCTGCTGGACACTTGGTTGTACAAGAGAGCCGGAAATATTACTGAGTTAATTCCAAATTGAGCAGAATGTCAAGAGAAAGCAGACTTACCGTTTCCATGTTGGATCGCCCAACAGCGTAGATTATTTCGCGACGGGTTGATTTCTGCTGTACTCGGACAAAGCACCACATGTTCAAATGCGCAAAATTTCTgaataaagctttattttgcTAAGCTGCTCTGGTAGCGGCAAAATAAAATGATTTCCTGGTACTTGGGAGTGAAACCTCTTCCAAACAGTCCTTAGGTAACCCGCCTCAGtttcaagtgcttctttttttcccgcgATGATTCCCTCTCTTTGTTAAGGGATTTCATGTAGAAATGAAGGCGTGTTAGCAGGAAAAACTTGGTGATGTGGTTGGTAATACTCAGCCCATGAAGTTCACAGCCAATCAAGACATTGTTCTTCCTGAGACAGCATGTCAGCTGATCAAGGCTGTCATAGTGCAGTTGGTTGTTGCTAAACCACATAGAAAAGGTGAGTTCTAACGCCTCTACAAACGAGAAAAGTTCGTGGGATGGGTAGAGCAGACCACCTTTGTCACAAAATTTGGTAAATGTCGAGAGTTCTTTGTTAGCATTCTCCGGATTCACGAGAAGCTGATCAAAACAGTCTTTGCAGTGAGTTTTCAGGATGGTCTTTCGTGCAACATACCCTGCAATGTAAAACACCAGGCGGCTGTCGCTCGTTTTTTCATTGTACACATGGTCAGAGAGAAGCTCAGATTTCTGGAGCCTTTGTGAAGCATCTTCTATCTGTCCTCTGTCAAGAAGTTCATCCACTTCACCGCCTGCTTCCTTCTCACCCAGCAAAAACTGCAGGGTGCCTCCTTCACAGTTTCCGCTGCTCGGCGCTTTCACTAAGTTATAAAAACTTAGGCAATTAACAGTGATGAGGAACTGGGTTGCGTTGGGGTGGTCATTACAGCCGGAAAACTGACGTATGACGCCAAACAGTTTTTCCAGGCTATCCTGACAAAGGCGGCTTGTCAGCAAGTACTTGTACCCAAGCTTGTCATGGACATACTTTAACAGATCTAATGTTGCATGGAGGGTAACCCTCAGTCCTTCAGCTGTGCTTGCTGACAAAAAACCTACTCTGGAAGGTGCCAAGGATCTTTCCCATTTGTTAAGGTACTCGATGAAATCTTTGATGTTTTTCTCTTGAATGGACCCAAGTCTTAGAGCTTCGGATGGAATACGTGCTGTCATCGCCTCTATTAGCTTGGCCATTGTGCTGACAAATGCCTCAGTTGCTGCTGGGTCACCCCAATTCCTTTGAATTTCATTCTTGTAAAAGAAAAGGCCACGAACGACTTCTGAGCTGAAAAGTTGGAATGCTAAGTTCACCCTCATTTTCTCAAAATTATTGGGCTT
This Dermacentor albipictus isolate Rhodes 1998 colony chromosome 1, USDA_Dalb.pri_finalv2, whole genome shotgun sequence DNA region includes the following protein-coding sequences:
- the LOC135908325 gene encoding lactosylceramide 4-alpha-galactosyltransferase-like, with product MASTQDVVSNKKLRMFACLTVLFVIFLAGHLLWTNGIQKQLPRSLFFNEKWYNKILNSESLKNNHDHIWFLETSYRRRLNAREACSIESACRHNADYTVHLLSTGNIRSSYCPYHRLLSKLSNFRSAGLNASKELAGTALAKLHAKEGALNRSPYKVEHLSDFLRCVVLWKRGGVYLDTDVIVMKSLKGIRNSVVYEYKNRTVGNSVLFFDKNHPVLKALIDKCSREYNPGVWASCGPLLMSRLPSDAVFSRRVNFLHPSTFFGVGFPSWRTLFDPSKVSAVFRAINGSRGVHIWNKFSVKKRVVAGSGCAIDILARNHCPQVYKLAASKKYI